In a genomic window of Halorussus salinus:
- a CDS encoding ABC transporter ATP-binding protein yields MTSPLLTVEDLKTHFHTDDGTAYAVDGVSFEVDHGETVAIVGESGSGKTVTSESITKILDMPPGEIVEGTVRFDGKDLTSMSDKQLQEIRGNRISHIFQNPQNGLNPVYKVGRQIGESLRIHRDDLSKDEIRDRVIDLLDRTGIPEASSRVDDYPHEFSGGMKQRVLIAMALACDPDLLIADEPTTALDVTIQAQILNLLEDIQEEYEMSIVFVTHDLGVVSEIADRVVVMYSGKIMEQGSVEDVIQNPAHPYTKALIECLPGRGSSMKRIDGTLPSVTDPPAGCRFNPRCEHAVDACSKDDQPEMYAVDDDSDHRASCIYYGPRHDEVELETHDNRNDTQRDTRADGGHET; encoded by the coding sequence GTGACGAGTCCGCTACTCACCGTCGAGGACCTAAAAACACACTTCCACACCGACGACGGGACGGCGTACGCCGTCGATGGCGTTAGCTTCGAGGTCGATCACGGTGAGACCGTCGCTATCGTCGGCGAGAGCGGAAGCGGGAAAACGGTCACGAGCGAGTCGATCACGAAAATCTTGGACATGCCACCCGGCGAAATCGTCGAGGGGACGGTCAGGTTCGACGGAAAGGACCTCACCTCGATGTCCGACAAGCAACTTCAGGAAATCCGTGGAAACCGTATCAGCCACATCTTCCAGAACCCACAGAACGGCTTGAACCCGGTCTACAAGGTCGGCCGACAGATCGGCGAGTCACTTCGGATTCACCGCGACGACTTGTCCAAAGACGAAATTCGAGACCGCGTGATCGACCTCTTGGACAGAACCGGAATTCCGGAAGCCAGCAGTCGCGTCGACGATTACCCACACGAGTTCTCGGGCGGCATGAAACAACGAGTGCTCATCGCAATGGCACTTGCATGCGACCCCGACCTCCTCATCGCGGACGAACCGACCACCGCACTCGACGTGACGATTCAGGCACAGATACTCAATCTTCTCGAAGACATCCAAGAGGAGTACGAGATGAGTATCGTCTTCGTCACGCACGACCTCGGAGTCGTCTCCGAAATCGCCGACCGAGTCGTGGTGATGTACTCGGGTAAAATCATGGAACAAGGGAGCGTCGAGGATGTCATCCAGAATCCCGCCCATCCCTACACGAAGGCGCTAATCGAGTGCCTTCCGGGTCGGGGCTCCTCGATGAAACGGATCGACGGAACCCTCCCGTCGGTTACGGACCCGCCAGCGGGCTGTCGGTTCAATCCTCGATGTGAGCACGCCGTAGACGCCTGTTCGAAAGACGATCAACCGGAGATGTACGCTGTTGACGACGACTCCGACCATCGGGCGTCCTGCATCTACTACGGCCCGAGACACGACGAAGTGGAACTCGAAACACATGACAACCGTAACGATACACAACGAGACACCCGTGCTGATGGAGGTCACGAGACATGA
- a CDS encoding ABC transporter permease has product MATENNDISFEDIDWETQNVSTSLVSREGLVELACYLLIVALFAYDYAIVENERPLILEWDVLSVEWLFAGTLVAMFFHVGLPLYRNKRMRQFYWRRFKKNRIAVVALAYLGVIFVIGILGPIFVDPPQVRFTNRILPPVGITATVDGVVKTGTWQYPFGTSAEGRGILALVVYGMRVSMEVGLISTIIAVFIGSIVGSVAALATATDIGWMDELLMRYTDIQSVFPVFILLLLLIYLFGGELWMIIALYGFFGWEGIARTVRGEALQRSSEDYIKAARASGANMLYIVRAHLIPNSANSVIISASVLIPAFILGEATLAFLGFSDPSTFSWGRTISNGQSNIEQAWWISTIPGIFLFFTVLSFYYVGEALRDAMDPRQEIEGGGGL; this is encoded by the coding sequence ATGGCAACTGAAAACAACGACATCTCGTTCGAGGACATCGACTGGGAGACACAGAACGTCTCTACGTCTCTCGTCTCCAGAGAAGGTCTCGTCGAGTTGGCGTGTTACCTACTGATAGTGGCGCTGTTCGCCTACGACTACGCGATCGTCGAGAACGAACGCCCCCTCATCTTAGAGTGGGACGTTCTCAGCGTGGAATGGTTGTTCGCGGGGACGCTCGTCGCGATGTTCTTCCACGTCGGACTCCCCCTCTACAGGAACAAACGGATGCGACAGTTCTACTGGCGGCGCTTCAAAAAGAACAGAATCGCCGTCGTCGCTCTGGCGTACCTCGGCGTCATCTTCGTGATCGGCATCCTCGGCCCGATCTTCGTCGATCCGCCGCAGGTCCGATTCACGAACCGGATTCTCCCGCCGGTCGGCATCACTGCAACGGTCGATGGTGTCGTGAAAACTGGAACGTGGCAGTATCCGTTTGGAACGTCCGCGGAAGGTCGAGGTATCCTCGCACTCGTCGTCTACGGGATGCGAGTCAGCATGGAAGTCGGTCTCATCTCGACCATCATCGCCGTGTTCATCGGCTCCATCGTCGGGTCGGTTGCGGCACTGGCGACGGCGACGGACATCGGTTGGATGGACGAACTCCTCATGCGGTACACGGACATTCAGTCGGTCTTCCCGGTGTTCATCCTGCTGTTGCTGTTGATATATCTGTTCGGCGGAGAACTCTGGATGATCATCGCACTCTACGGATTCTTCGGCTGGGAAGGAATCGCACGGACAGTTCGTGGTGAAGCGCTTCAGCGTTCGAGCGAGGACTACATCAAGGCCGCACGTGCCTCGGGTGCGAATATGCTGTACATCGTTCGCGCCCACCTCATCCCGAACTCGGCGAACAGCGTCATCATCAGCGCGTCGGTTCTCATCCCGGCTTTCATCCTCGGAGAGGCCACGCTCGCGTTCCTCGGCTTCAGCGACCCGAGCACGTTCTCGTGGGGGCGCACCATCTCCAACGGGCAATCGAACATCGAACAGGCATGGTGGATTTCGACGATTCCCGGAATCTTCCTGTTCTTCACCGTACTCTCGTTCTACTACGTCGGTGAAGCACTGCGAGATGCAATGGACCCCCGTCAAGAGATCGAAGGAGGTGGTGGACTGTGA
- a CDS encoding ABC transporter permease — protein MKWYIAKRLAFTLFATWVALTLTFGLISASPNQEQMRAMTSCAATGEDPQECKEQFQEKRGLDKPITERYQNYMINIATLNWGWSQSRSQYVIPALLDAWKFTAQYTIPVIVISTIVGYGLGLYSAYQPYTKADYGASFVAFFGISIPNFWFAIILIMLLAVQLDFLPVYYQSGIPRQQGWFSIANIKQLIMPIIVLLTASFAFQTRYSRAQALEQMNQEFVKVAKAKGASDYRLMIWHVLRMAAVPLSTSFVSRMLGIFFGGALVIEQIFAIPGLGYMTYTAIVEQDTALVLATTLITVFIAIVGNLLEDIVYVLLDPRIDYSGR, from the coding sequence ATGAAATGGTACATAGCTAAACGCCTCGCGTTTACCCTGTTTGCGACGTGGGTCGCGCTCACCTTGACGTTCGGATTGATCTCCGCATCGCCGAATCAAGAACAGATGAGAGCGATGACGAGTTGCGCAGCGACAGGTGAGGATCCGCAGGAATGTAAAGAGCAGTTCCAAGAGAAGCGAGGCTTGGATAAACCAATCACGGAGAGGTACCAAAACTACATGATCAACATCGCCACGCTCAACTGGGGTTGGTCTCAATCCCGGTCACAGTACGTCATACCGGCGCTACTGGACGCGTGGAAGTTCACGGCACAGTACACCATTCCCGTCATCGTGATATCTACCATCGTCGGGTACGGGCTCGGGTTGTACTCAGCGTACCAGCCGTATACGAAGGCAGACTACGGTGCCTCCTTCGTGGCCTTCTTCGGGATCAGCATCCCGAATTTCTGGTTCGCTATCATACTGATAATGCTTTTAGCAGTCCAGTTGGATTTCCTTCCAGTGTACTATCAGAGCGGAATCCCCCGACAGCAAGGGTGGTTCTCGATAGCGAACATAAAGCAACTGATAATGCCGATAATCGTGTTGCTCACGGCTTCGTTCGCCTTCCAGACACGGTACTCGCGTGCGCAAGCGCTCGAACAGATGAACCAAGAGTTCGTGAAAGTCGCTAAAGCGAAGGGCGCGAGCGACTATCGGCTCATGATCTGGCACGTCCTCCGGATGGCTGCAGTCCCGCTGTCGACGAGTTTCGTCAGTCGCATGCTCGGGATATTCTTCGGTGGGGCGCTCGTCATCGAGCAAATCTTTGCGATTCCCGGCCTCGGCTACATGACGTACACGGCCATCGTCGAACAGGACACCGCATTGGTGCTGGCGACGACACTCATCACCGTGTTCATCGCCATCGTCGGAAACCTCCTCGAGGACATCGTGTACGTCCTCTTGGACCCGCGAATTGACTACAGTGGACGATAA
- a CDS encoding ABC transporter substrate-binding protein — MDLGYIRTGPEYDNILPLWFEDIEVEQPVNQVDIKLRENLKFGEGYGELTADDFLWCIDNIWKADWASFAYTNEFYVGKEDEPIQFEKVDKYTIRETIPSSRPFFPYNEPLSYQFPIPKELAEPYVKNQDAEGLEKDESIMKATFNGNLGPWDLKNWTQQSVMEFERADEYYLRKWAKEDDRVPDVFAEAPFFDEYHFQYFDKLQTARQALEAGEIDTAYVPSTKVNSYKEKDNLKLYKNPYRSWSGYLGINHRANGWSQLRNKKVRHAMAHIYNNEFIVKNILKGRAGVQNTLYPTWGTYSPDEATTFDGSLEKARQLLKEGTSSDYGYSGDTFVGPDGEQVELKLVYQSDELDDLRASYLKKRLGEVGIKLKQQTTSWTSLLGTYFQASNPAEGVSDSEKIGFGEDGSEKPSSYNSGPWDKAVSSKSWDFMLTLGFSYGPLTPASTIESLFGEKGNFNAYGYTPDKDLASMRDEAQTAESREAAAGTIQEMLAYLSEERPVIFEYNPYNYYAYRENVEGIGQSPPDSYWDKNTDRWGAKMRFSDGTSGR, encoded by the coding sequence ATGGACCTCGGCTACATTCGAACGGGTCCCGAGTACGACAACATCCTTCCCCTCTGGTTCGAGGACATCGAGGTCGAACAGCCGGTCAACCAAGTCGACATCAAACTCCGTGAGAACCTGAAGTTCGGCGAAGGATACGGTGAGCTGACCGCCGACGACTTCCTCTGGTGTATCGACAACATCTGGAAGGCCGACTGGGCGAGCTTCGCGTACACGAACGAGTTCTACGTCGGCAAAGAGGACGAGCCGATTCAGTTCGAGAAGGTGGACAAGTACACCATTCGAGAGACGATTCCAAGCTCGCGTCCGTTCTTCCCGTACAACGAGCCGCTCAGCTATCAGTTCCCGATTCCGAAAGAACTCGCGGAGCCCTACGTCAAGAATCAGGACGCCGAGGGTCTCGAAAAAGACGAATCCATCATGAAGGCGACGTTCAACGGGAACCTCGGTCCGTGGGACCTGAAGAACTGGACGCAACAGTCGGTGATGGAGTTCGAACGAGCGGACGAGTACTACCTCCGTAAGTGGGCGAAAGAAGACGACCGCGTCCCCGACGTGTTCGCCGAGGCTCCCTTCTTCGACGAGTACCACTTCCAGTACTTCGACAAGTTACAGACCGCCCGGCAAGCACTCGAAGCTGGCGAGATCGACACCGCGTACGTCCCGTCCACGAAAGTCAACTCCTACAAAGAGAAGGACAATCTCAAACTCTACAAGAATCCGTACCGCTCGTGGTCCGGATACCTCGGCATCAACCACCGTGCGAACGGCTGGAGCCAGCTTCGCAACAAGAAAGTCCGGCACGCGATGGCTCACATCTACAACAACGAGTTCATCGTCAAAAACATCCTCAAAGGTCGCGCCGGAGTGCAGAACACGCTCTACCCGACGTGGGGTACGTACTCGCCGGACGAGGCCACCACGTTCGACGGGTCTCTCGAGAAGGCGAGACAGCTCCTCAAGGAAGGCACGTCGAGCGATTACGGCTACAGCGGCGACACCTTCGTCGGCCCGGACGGCGAACAAGTCGAACTCAAACTCGTCTACCAGTCCGACGAGCTGGACGACCTCCGCGCGTCCTACCTGAAAAAGCGCCTCGGCGAGGTCGGTATCAAGCTGAAACAGCAGACGACTTCGTGGACGAGTCTGCTCGGCACGTACTTCCAAGCCTCGAATCCTGCAGAAGGCGTCTCGGACTCCGAGAAAATCGGATTCGGCGAGGACGGTAGCGAAAAGCCCTCGTCGTACAACAGCGGCCCGTGGGACAAGGCGGTCTCCTCGAAGTCGTGGGACTTCATGCTCACGCTCGGGTTCAGCTACGGCCCGCTGACGCCAGCCAGTACGATCGAATCGCTGTTCGGCGAGAAAGGAAACTTCAACGCCTACGGGTACACGCCGGACAAGGACTTAGCCAGCATGCGTGACGAAGCGCAGACCGCCGAGTCGCGTGAAGCCGCGGCTGGCACCATCCAAGAGATGCTCGCGTACCTCTCGGAGGAGCGTCCGGTCATCTTCGAGTACAACCCGTACAACTACTACGCGTACCGTGAGAACGTGGAAGGCATCGGTCAGAGCCCGCCTGACAGCTACTGGGACAAGAACACGGACCGTTGGGGCGCGAAGATGCGCTTCTCGGACGGAACGAGCGGCCGGTAG